Proteins found in one Fusarium oxysporum Fo47 chromosome V, complete sequence genomic segment:
- a CDS encoding Lactonase, 7-bladed beta-propeller-domain-containing protein has translation MKYTIAGLLATLATSASALPNIARSSYPTASASSSAAARILLGNSGHIYVADFSPKTGKFELTLNQEIEGGNSWMAYYDPNLLYAVDENSDELRLFNLDLEANKLTLKTKKAGSVGVVHLEFNSDKTRLVGAAYGNGTIDVWNTQKGGLEFVKTLKSPGKLGPDKERQAASHPHQANLDPSGRYFAVNDLGTDSVVIIDSKDDAYKIAKNIPVEPGCGPRHGVFYPRGGKKATHYIVACELSNQALVYSVSYEENTLAFKHHQSISTYGKDAPAKDPKTAAVGEILLAPNNKDVYISNRLSGNETDSIARFTIAECGTLTYADTVSSGGLLPRMMSFSRTAKHVFVGNQNGTSGLVALQRGADGKLAEKPVATLPGSAFGEPLFGPQYVQQILLN, from the coding sequence ATGAAGTACACTATCGCTGGCCTCTTGGCCACTCTCGCCACATCTGCCTCTGCGCTTCCTAACATTGCACGCAGCTCATACCCCACTgcctcagcatcttcatccgcTGCTGCGCGCATCCTTCTCGGAAACTCTGGCCACATCTACGTCGCCGACTTCAGCCCCAAGACGGGCAAGTTCGAGCTCACTCTGAACCAGGAGATCGAGGGCGGTAACTCATGGATGGCCTACTATGACCCCAACTTGCTCTACGCCGTTGACGAGAACTCTGATGAGCTGAGACTCTTCAATCTTGATCTCGAGGCTAATAAGCTTaccctcaagaccaagaaggccgGAAGTGTCGGCGTTGTTCATCTTGAGTTCAACTCGGATAAGACACGTCTCGTTGGTGCTGCTTATGGAAATGGTACCATTGATGTTTGGAACACTCAGAAGGGTGGCCTGGAGTTCGTCAAGACTCTCAAGTCTCCTGGAAAGCTTGGCCCTGATAAGGAGCGCCAGGCTGCTTCTCACCCTCATCAGGCTAACCTTGACCCTTCTGGTCGCTACTTTGCCGTCAACGATCTCGGCACTGACTCTGTTGTCATCATCGACTCCAAGGATGATGCTTACAAGATCGCAAAGAACATTCCTGTTGAGCCTGGCTGCGGTCCTCGACATGGTGTCTTCTACCCTCGTGGTGGAAAGAAGGCTACTCACTACATCGTTGCTTGTGAGCTGAGCAACCAGGCCCTCGTCTACTCTGTCTCCTACGAGGAGAACACCCTTGCCTTCAAGCACCACCAGTCTATTTCTACCTACGGCAAGGACGCTCCTGCTAAGGACCCCAAGACCGCTGCTGTTGGTGAGATCCTTCTCGCTCCTAACAACAAGGACGTTTACATCTCCAACCGTCTGTCCGGAAACGAGACCGATTCTATCGCTCGCTTTACCATCGCTGAGTGCGGAACTCTCACTTATGCCGATACCGTCTCATCTGGTGGCCTCCTTCCCCGTATGATGAGCTTTAGCCGAACTGCTAAGCACGTCTTTGTTGGTAACCAGAACGGTACCAGCGGTCTCGTTGCTCTTCAGCGAGGTGCTGATGGCAAGCTTGCTGAGAAGCCTGTCGCTACTCTTCCTGGCTCTGCGTTCGGCGAGCCTTTGTTCGGACCCCAGTATGTGCAGCAGATCCTCCTGAACTAA